The Pyrodictium delaneyi genome contains a region encoding:
- a CDS encoding M55 family metallopeptidase produces the protein MAGKVFVSVDAEGLPYIVSPLQLMPGRSLFSELRSVATRLTRLAAALLVEQGYSVVVADSHGLMVNIEPQQMPRGVEVVRGFLRSLSMVAGARGSSYAVFLGYHARAGVDSVPAHSFSSRVVYRLTVNGLEASEYLFNALLLGEWGIPVGLVAGSGELGKEVEQYTPWAVWLPLSRSTGYLSSVSPSIEEVEEDLREAVKESIRRSRAGELKPLRMAWDAVEVCIEFMSPAYAETAALMPGTARDTGRRVCYRAASVEEAYRAMEAMVYLGGFTALLTQQMR, from the coding sequence GTGGCTGGAAAAGTGTTTGTCTCTGTCGACGCGGAGGGCCTGCCCTACATAGTCTCGCCGCTCCAGCTCATGCCGGGGCGTAGCCTCTTCAGCGAGCTCCGCTCGGTCGCCACTAGGCTTACGCGCCTAGCAGCGGCGCTGCTGGTCGAGCAGGGCTACAGCGTGGTGGTAGCTGATAGCCACGGGCTCATGGTCAACATCGAGCCGCAGCAGATGCCGCGCGGCGTGGAGGTGGTGCGAGGGTTCCTGCGCAGCCTATCCATGGTGGCTGGCGCCCGTGGCTCGAGCTACGCGGTGTTCCTCGGCTACCATGCCCGGGCTGGCGTGGACTCTGTGCCCGCCCATAGCTTCTCGAGTAGAGTGGTGTACAGGCTCACGGTCAACGGGCTAGAGGCGTCCGAGTACCTGTTCAACGCCCTGCTGCTAGGAGAATGGGGTATACCGGTAGGCCTCGTCGCGGGGAGCGGCGAGCTGGGCAAGGAGGTAGAGCAGTACACCCCCTGGGCGGTGTGGCTCCCCCTGTCGAGGAGCACTGGCTACCTATCGTCCGTGTCGCCCTCCATCGAGGAGGTTGAGGAAGACCTGCGGGAAGCCGTTAAGGAGTCCATCCGGAGGAGCCGCGCCGGCGAGCTGAAGCCGCTCCGGATGGCCTGGGACGCGGTAGAGGTATGCATAGAGTTCATGAGCCCAGCCTACGCGGAGACTGCGGCCCTCATGCCGGGCACAGCGCGGGACACGGGGCGCCGGGTATGCTACCGGGCGGCGAGCGTGGAGGAGGCCTACCGGGCGATGGAGGCCATGGTGTACCTCGGCGGCTTCACAGCCCTGCTGACCCAGCAGATGCGCTAG
- the hepT gene encoding type VII toxin-antitoxin system HepT family RNase toxin, whose product MSRLQELLSMIRGYYEEFVDALREYERGEERVYAVERLAQLIAQCILDFAAVLASRERGVKPGSYRELARWLARRAGLGSDLAEFLEGLAGFRNILVHMYAEIDRELEMEAFREIAEKTPHVVARLAELARDDPCIGEVKQRIRRAAERLGLRLVLLFGSLARSGCGRDVDLAVRLGRRPRSMLEVGRLQAVLEDELGVPVDLVVLDLGVSPALAKTLVDEAVLVYGDPGEAEEELLRLYKLYLDHVEASKAKAAAAGPQRQ is encoded by the coding sequence GTGTCGAGGCTCCAGGAGCTTCTCAGCATGATTAGGGGCTACTACGAGGAGTTCGTAGACGCGCTAAGGGAGTATGAGCGCGGCGAGGAGAGGGTATACGCGGTAGAGAGGCTAGCCCAGCTCATAGCGCAGTGCATCCTCGACTTCGCTGCAGTGCTCGCCTCTAGGGAGAGAGGGGTGAAGCCGGGTAGCTACCGCGAGCTGGCGAGGTGGCTAGCCAGACGCGCTGGGCTCGGCAGCGACCTGGCGGAGTTCCTTGAAGGGCTCGCGGGGTTCCGTAATATACTCGTCCACATGTACGCCGAGATAGACAGGGAGCTCGAGATGGAGGCGTTCAGGGAGATAGCCGAGAAGACGCCCCATGTGGTCGCGCGGCTCGCGGAGCTAGCCCGGGACGACCCCTGTATCGGCGAGGTGAAGCAGCGGATACGCAGGGCAGCGGAGCGCCTCGGACTACGCTTGGTCCTCCTGTTCGGCTCGCTAGCGCGCAGCGGCTGCGGCAGGGACGTGGATCTGGCGGTTAGGCTTGGGCGTAGGCCACGGAGCATGCTCGAGGTGGGCAGGCTCCAAGCTGTGCTCGAGGACGAGCTAGGCGTGCCCGTAGACCTCGTGGTACTGGACCTGGGGGTTAGCCCGGCGCTCGCGAAAACCCTGGTAGACGAGGCGGTGCTCGTCTACGGGGACCCCGGGGAGGCGGAGGAGGAGCTACTCCGCCTCTACAAGCTATACCTAGACCACGTAGAGGCCTCGAAAGCGAAAGCGGCGGCCGCCGGCCCGCAGCGGCAGTAA
- a CDS encoding DUF234 domain-containing protein, protein MEGRPRYARYTIADSFFAWWFSEVYPPRHLLELDPEETAKRINQRLDIHASRAWEQIALEHMLLLRRKGRLSFTKIGKLWWHGTEIDIVAIDGENNTAVFAECKWGRADRRTLRQLVAKAEQFPWRRGER, encoded by the coding sequence ATGGAGGGACGGCCACGCTACGCCAGGTACACCATAGCCGACAGCTTCTTCGCCTGGTGGTTCTCAGAGGTCTACCCCCCGCGCCATCTACTAGAGCTAGACCCCGAGGAGACAGCCAAGAGGATCAACCAGAGGCTAGACATACACGCCTCCAGAGCCTGGGAGCAGATAGCCCTAGAGCACATGCTACTACTCCGCAGAAAGGGCAGACTAAGCTTCACAAAGATAGGGAAATTGTGGTGGCACGGCACAGAGATAGACATCGTGGCAATAGACGGGGAAAACAACACAGCCGTATTCGCCGAGTGCAAGTGGGGTAGAGCAGACAGACGAACACTCCGCCAGCTAGTAGCAAAAGCCGAGCAGTTCCCCTGGCGGAGAGGAGAACGCTGA
- a CDS encoding AAA family ATPase: protein MDRERELAVLEEVYASGRPELVVVYGQRRLGTFLVRRFLRGRRGLCLVVNYAERELALRDLSRQLSVATGFEASFQWLRDLLRFAARLLGERPVIVIDEFQRLAGTGLLSELQSFWDTEAHEYNPMVVLVGSGVGVVEKLALSYNSPIHGRVTRVLRITGFRYREARVFMEGGAPKTG, encoded by the coding sequence GTGGACCGTGAGAGGGAGCTAGCAGTCCTGGAAGAAGTATATGCCTCCGGCCGGCCAGAGCTGGTGGTAGTCTATGGGCAGAGGAGGCTGGGGACATTCCTCGTACGGCGCTTCCTTCGCGGCCGCCGCGGCCTATGCCTTGTAGTCAACTACGCCGAGCGGGAGCTAGCGCTGCGCGACCTCTCCCGCCAGCTCTCCGTGGCAACGGGGTTCGAGGCCTCCTTCCAGTGGCTGCGCGATCTCCTACGCTTCGCGGCCCGGCTCCTCGGCGAGAGGCCGGTAATAGTGATCGACGAGTTCCAGCGCCTAGCAGGCACGGGGCTGCTCAGCGAGCTACAGAGCTTCTGGGACACCGAGGCGCACGAGTACAACCCCATGGTGGTCCTCGTCGGGAGCGGCGTAGGCGTCGTAGAGAAGCTAGCACTCAGCTACAACTCCCCCATACACGGGCGCGTAACCCGCGTACTCCGCATAACAGGGTTCAGGTACCGAGAAGCACGAGTCTTCATGGAGGGTGGAGCCCCGAAGACCGGGTAA
- a CDS encoding DUF6036 family nucleotidyltransferase — protein MEKWGLLVEDDIHVDINYAPLILDEEWEARALHITGNVYLPSIEDLVILKLMSGERKDISNVKKAVTQKIEELDLAYMLRRAREAGIEKELARLLRRIGVKI, from the coding sequence GTGGAAAAATGGGGGCTCCTAGTCGAGGACGATATCCACGTCGATATAAACTACGCACCACTCATACTCGACGAAGAATGGGAGGCCAGAGCACTACACATTACAGGAAACGTCTACCTGCCGAGCATAGAGGACCTGGTGATCCTTAAGCTGATGTCGGGGGAGAGAAAAGACATTAGCAACGTCAAGAAGGCAGTCACACAGAAGATAGAAGAACTCGACCTAGCCTATATGCTCAGACGTGCGAGAGAAGCAGGCATAGAGAAGGAACTCGCTAGGCTGCTCCGGAGGATCGGGGTGAAGATTTGA
- a CDS encoding ArsA family ATPase translates to MLASFWGKGGVGKTTLAAAAGLALRDRGLRVALVSTDPTPGLSRLLCPGGSAAPGMPVRCAGVDVVEASEEDVKELWKKRFGDEVYLVVSSLLPVGREIIDYVAGAPGIADQFMMYYVYTLAREGGYDVVVWDTPAAGGSLRMLRIEYELYSHMGEAARLYLRVKGVLERLRRRDEGKTPLELVEEWRELAKGILDFLASPLHRLHLVATPDQLGVHVTKTLLREFWLHGIEARRLIVNQLLDPGMCPGCRLLESWAQSQREALRVLQELRVRTCTVPLLGEEPRSVGQLARLAELLEEQDCLDVGV, encoded by the coding sequence GTGCTGGCCAGCTTCTGGGGTAAGGGCGGCGTGGGTAAGACTACGCTCGCCGCTGCTGCTGGGCTTGCACTCCGGGACCGCGGGCTCCGCGTAGCCTTGGTCTCTACGGACCCTACCCCGGGGCTCTCTAGGCTCCTCTGCCCCGGCGGCTCTGCTGCTCCTGGCATGCCGGTGCGCTGCGCTGGGGTGGATGTGGTAGAGGCTTCGGAGGAGGATGTGAAGGAGCTCTGGAAGAAGCGCTTCGGCGACGAGGTCTACCTGGTCGTGTCTTCGCTGCTCCCGGTGGGCAGGGAGATAATAGACTATGTGGCTGGTGCTCCGGGTATCGCTGACCAGTTCATGATGTACTATGTCTACACGCTTGCCCGGGAAGGCGGCTACGACGTGGTTGTCTGGGATACTCCGGCTGCTGGTGGGAGTCTCAGGATGCTCCGGATAGAGTACGAGCTGTACAGCCACATGGGGGAGGCTGCACGGCTCTACCTGCGGGTGAAGGGGGTTCTCGAGAGGCTGCGGCGCCGCGACGAGGGCAAGACGCCGCTAGAGCTTGTGGAGGAGTGGAGGGAGCTTGCGAAGGGCATTCTGGATTTCCTGGCATCGCCGCTGCACCGGCTACACCTGGTGGCTACCCCGGACCAGCTAGGCGTACACGTTACGAAGACCCTGCTCCGGGAGTTCTGGCTACACGGTATAGAGGCGCGGAGGCTGATAGTCAACCAGCTGCTCGACCCCGGGATGTGCCCGGGCTGCCGGCTCCTGGAGAGCTGGGCGCAGAGCCAGAGGGAGGCGCTACGTGTGCTCCAGGAGCTGAGGGTCAGGACCTGCACGGTGCCGCTGCTCGGGGAGGAGCCTCGGAGCGTAGGGCAGCTCGCGAGACTCGCAGAGCTGTTGGAGGAGCAGGACTGCCTAGACGTGGGCGTATAG
- a CDS encoding 3-hydroxyacyl-CoA dehydrogenase/enoyl-CoA hydratase family protein, giving the protein MASVDRIRKITVVGAGTMGHGIAEVAAIAGYEVWLADISEDILRNALKRIRWSLDKLYEKGQLREHPDKIMERIKTVVSIDKNGNYTEDFARVLSETNFMIEAIPEKLELKQQLFRFADEKAPDHAILATNTSSLPITEIAAATKRPERVVGMHFFNPPPLMPLVEVIKGEKTSDETVRVTVELAKRFGKQPVVVNKDVPGFIVNRILARVLNEACHMVARGEASVVEVDSALKYKLGLPMGAFELADYSGIDVFYYVFQAMAQRGFRAHPCPLFKEKFEKGELGVKTGKGFYEYPVPGKYQRPNIPKEAGEKVDPLLILAPGINEAAYLLREGIATRDDIDKAVKLGLGYPKGILEYADEFGIDKVVEALEKLKQKTGWEEYEPDPLLKQMVQDGRLGVKTGKGFYEYGAVEQRQKKTLLIRIEPPIAWIVLNRPSKLNAISPEMLRELGETLDELEEDERIRVVVLTGSGRAFSAGADVTAFMGISPVKAMMYSRRFQEILFKLEYYTKPVIAALNGYTLGGGLELAMAADFRIASETAMLGQPEINLGFIPGAGGTQRLPRLIGRSRAKELIYTGDMIPANEAAKLGLVDRVVPPERLEQEVRQLALKLAEKPPLAVMAAKYAIQIGMETNIWTGMALESSLFGLLFSTDDVVEGVTAFLEKRKPKFKGR; this is encoded by the coding sequence ATGGCGTCGGTCGATAGAATACGTAAGATAACAGTGGTTGGCGCTGGCACAATGGGCCACGGTATAGCAGAAGTAGCAGCCATTGCTGGCTACGAGGTATGGTTGGCCGACATATCTGAGGACATACTCCGTAATGCGCTAAAGCGTATACGGTGGAGCCTTGACAAGCTATACGAGAAAGGCCAGCTACGTGAACACCCAGACAAGATAATGGAGAGAATAAAGACGGTAGTGAGTATCGATAAGAATGGAAACTATACCGAGGACTTCGCCAGGGTGCTGTCGGAGACAAACTTCATGATAGAGGCTATACCCGAGAAGCTCGAGCTCAAGCAACAGCTCTTCCGTTTCGCCGACGAGAAGGCCCCGGATCACGCTATCCTAGCCACCAACACTAGCAGCCTACCGATAACAGAAATAGCAGCAGCCACAAAGAGGCCCGAACGCGTCGTAGGGATGCACTTCTTCAACCCACCGCCTCTCATGCCGTTAGTCGAGGTGATAAAGGGCGAGAAGACTAGCGACGAGACAGTACGCGTCACCGTGGAGCTAGCCAAGCGGTTCGGCAAACAGCCGGTAGTAGTCAACAAGGATGTGCCAGGCTTTATAGTCAACCGCATACTAGCCCGTGTGCTGAACGAGGCCTGCCACATGGTAGCCCGTGGCGAGGCAAGCGTAGTCGAGGTGGACTCAGCGCTCAAGTACAAGCTAGGCCTGCCAATGGGCGCCTTCGAGCTAGCCGACTACAGCGGCATAGACGTGTTCTACTACGTGTTCCAGGCAATGGCGCAGCGCGGCTTCAGGGCGCACCCATGCCCGCTGTTCAAGGAGAAGTTCGAGAAAGGCGAGCTAGGCGTCAAGACTGGTAAGGGCTTCTACGAGTATCCGGTGCCCGGTAAGTACCAGAGGCCGAACATACCCAAGGAGGCTGGCGAGAAGGTAGACCCGCTACTAATCCTAGCGCCCGGCATAAACGAGGCGGCCTACCTGCTTCGCGAGGGCATAGCGACCCGCGACGATATAGACAAGGCGGTCAAGCTGGGCCTCGGCTACCCTAAGGGTATACTCGAGTACGCCGACGAGTTCGGTATAGACAAGGTGGTAGAGGCGCTGGAAAAGCTCAAGCAGAAGACCGGCTGGGAGGAGTATGAGCCGGACCCACTGCTAAAGCAGATGGTACAAGACGGCCGCTTGGGCGTCAAGACTGGTAAGGGCTTCTACGAGTATGGTGCTGTAGAGCAGCGACAGAAGAAGACTCTGCTAATCCGTATAGAGCCGCCGATAGCCTGGATAGTGCTCAACCGGCCTAGCAAGCTCAACGCGATAAGCCCCGAGATGCTCCGCGAACTCGGCGAGACCCTCGACGAGCTAGAGGAGGACGAGAGGATAAGAGTAGTCGTGCTCACTGGTAGTGGCCGTGCTTTCAGCGCTGGCGCAGACGTGACAGCATTCATGGGGATATCGCCGGTAAAAGCGATGATGTACTCTAGGAGGTTCCAGGAGATACTCTTCAAGCTAGAATACTACACAAAGCCCGTGATAGCGGCGCTCAACGGCTATACTCTCGGCGGAGGCCTAGAGCTGGCAATGGCGGCAGACTTTAGGATAGCTAGTGAGACAGCGATGCTAGGCCAGCCAGAGATCAACCTGGGCTTCATACCGGGCGCTGGCGGTACGCAGAGGCTCCCCAGGCTCATAGGCAGGAGCCGTGCCAAGGAGCTTATATACACTGGTGACATGATACCGGCCAACGAGGCCGCTAAGCTAGGCCTAGTAGACAGGGTAGTGCCGCCAGAGAGGCTCGAGCAAGAGGTCCGTCAGCTAGCGCTGAAGCTAGCTGAAAAGCCGCCACTAGCAGTAATGGCGGCCAAGTACGCAATACAGATAGGAATGGAGACAAACATATGGACCGGCATGGCGCTGGAGAGTAGCCTCTTCGGCCTACTGTTCAGCACCGACGACGTCGTCGAGGGCGTGACAGCGTTCCTAGAGAAGAGGAAGCCCAAGTTCAAGGGCCGCTAG
- a CDS encoding acyl-CoA dehydrogenase family protein — MVLPFQSLEDFRVELTEEHELFRKAVRSFVEEHLEPRAMEIEKTDRIPDELFEEARKLGLFGVGIPEEYGGQGGGHLMEAILMEELSRVSPAFGTAVAVRALFTTPILLFGTEEQKKQYVTPVARGEKFAAHANTEPCCGSDVAGMQTRAKKVNGHYVITGRKIFITGADKADYFVVSARTSPPKEDKRWWGITVFIVERDTPGLKVGQRFNVTGLRGERPHEVILDEVKVPEENVVGPVDQGFKVIVSTYDHTRVGIAAQAVGIAQGAFEKALNYALQRQAFGRPIISFEGIAFKLADMLMQLEAARLLAYWAATLADKGDKKFVIAASIAKTFATEVAERVANMAIKIHGGVGVDIETGVERYLRDALITTIYEGANDIQRLTIIRQMLKDLFGIKLVLT, encoded by the coding sequence ATGGTTCTTCCCTTCCAGAGCCTAGAGGACTTTCGTGTCGAACTTACAGAAGAACACGAACTATTCCGTAAGGCTGTAAGGAGTTTCGTTGAGGAGCATCTCGAGCCAAGAGCTATGGAGATCGAGAAGACGGACAGGATACCAGACGAACTCTTCGAGGAAGCCCGGAAGCTCGGCCTCTTCGGCGTCGGTATACCCGAAGAGTACGGTGGCCAGGGTGGCGGTCACCTAATGGAAGCTATCTTGATGGAGGAGCTTTCCCGAGTAAGCCCCGCCTTTGGCACAGCTGTAGCTGTACGCGCCCTGTTCACGACGCCAATCCTCCTCTTCGGTACTGAGGAGCAGAAGAAACAATATGTGACTCCTGTGGCGCGTGGCGAAAAGTTTGCAGCTCATGCTAATACCGAGCCCTGCTGCGGCAGCGACGTGGCTGGAATGCAGACCCGTGCCAAGAAAGTTAATGGTCATTACGTGATAACTGGTAGGAAGATATTCATAACGGGCGCTGACAAGGCGGACTACTTCGTGGTATCTGCGAGGACAAGCCCACCTAAGGAGGACAAGCGTTGGTGGGGCATAACGGTCTTCATAGTGGAGCGTGACACCCCGGGCCTCAAAGTAGGCCAGCGCTTCAACGTAACCGGCCTACGTGGCGAAAGGCCCCACGAAGTCATCCTCGACGAAGTGAAGGTCCCTGAGGAGAACGTAGTAGGTCCGGTAGACCAGGGCTTCAAAGTAATAGTTTCGACTTATGACCATACCCGTGTCGGTATAGCTGCACAGGCCGTAGGCATAGCTCAGGGTGCGTTCGAGAAGGCACTAAACTACGCGCTCCAGCGCCAGGCCTTCGGCCGTCCAATAATCAGCTTCGAGGGTATAGCGTTCAAGCTCGCTGACATGCTGATGCAGCTAGAGGCGGCTAGGCTGCTAGCCTACTGGGCTGCTACGCTAGCCGACAAGGGCGACAAGAAATTCGTGATAGCGGCAAGCATCGCTAAGACCTTCGCCACAGAGGTGGCCGAGAGAGTAGCAAACATGGCGATAAAGATCCACGGTGGCGTGGGCGTTGACATAGAGACTGGCGTAGAGAGGTACCTAAGAGACGCGCTAATAACAACCATATATGAGGGCGCCAACGATATACAGAGGCTCACGATAATAAGGCAGATGCTAAAGGACCTCTTCGGCATAAAGCTCGTACTCACATAA
- a CDS encoding Zn-ribbon domain-containing OB-fold protein → MSQKKQMEEYMKQVEAFVEEVKKSTGLPIVPDQRTGAALWFDQRELSIRYTISVERIRKFFEGLAEGKVYATKCKHCGATYFPPQADCPKCRRGDMEWIEITGEGELLTYTIIYTKPASFAHYPDYTVGIARFPQGVNVLAWVRETDPKKLRVGMKVRLEVVRRQPENYLTYELVPVDEQG, encoded by the coding sequence ATGAGTCAGAAGAAGCAGATGGAGGAGTACATGAAGCAGGTAGAAGCGTTCGTAGAGGAGGTGAAGAAGAGCACCGGACTCCCGATAGTACCCGACCAGCGTACTGGCGCAGCTCTCTGGTTCGACCAGAGAGAGCTATCAATACGCTACACGATAAGCGTTGAGCGGATACGTAAGTTCTTTGAGGGCCTCGCTGAAGGCAAGGTATATGCTACCAAGTGTAAGCATTGTGGAGCCACATACTTCCCACCACAAGCTGACTGCCCCAAGTGCCGCCGGGGAGACATGGAGTGGATAGAGATAACAGGTGAGGGCGAACTACTAACCTACACCATCATCTACACTAAACCTGCGAGCTTTGCTCACTACCCAGACTATACGGTGGGTATAGCCCGGTTCCCTCAGGGAGTTAACGTACTGGCATGGGTGCGCGAGACAGACCCGAAGAAGCTTCGTGTAGGCATGAAAGTCAGACTAGAAGTGGTGCGGAGGCAACCGGAGAACTATCTAACTTACGAGCTAGTGCCGGTAGATGAACAAGGCTAA
- a CDS encoding thiolase domain-containing protein: MGRRVAIVGVGHSKYGYRNDVSLAELAWESIKQALNDAGIGQEDIDYVVYGNVGVWSSEPLPAVVINEYAGLTPRGTVRVEAACATGSAAIKLGHDIVASGEADIVLVVGVEKMNESPTPTVVELIGRAGNYFWEFENFGLTFPGYYALYATAYMARYGATEEDLCKVAVKNHYYASMNPKAHFPRQITLEQCMQSRYIAWPLKLFDCSPITDGSAAVILASEEIARKLTDTPVWIKAIGTASDTSNISRRPDFLLRRGVMEAARMAYKKAGIDPENPARYLDAAEVHDAFTIAEILTYEELGFAKPGEGYKLIREGQTYIGGLIPVNVSGGLKAKGHPLGATGVGMAVELTKQLRGEADKGRQVPVKNGMAVANNVGGTGHYAYVMIYSLQP; encoded by the coding sequence TTGGGCCGTCGAGTAGCTATAGTTGGTGTGGGGCACTCTAAGTATGGGTACCGCAATGATGTAAGCCTTGCAGAACTAGCATGGGAGAGCATCAAACAAGCATTGAATGACGCTGGTATAGGCCAGGAGGATATAGATTATGTAGTCTATGGGAATGTGGGTGTTTGGAGTAGCGAACCGCTTCCCGCAGTTGTCATCAACGAATATGCAGGTCTTACACCCCGTGGCACGGTCAGAGTAGAGGCAGCGTGTGCTACTGGGAGTGCAGCAATAAAGCTTGGCCATGATATAGTGGCCAGTGGTGAAGCTGACATAGTCCTTGTAGTTGGCGTTGAGAAGATGAACGAGTCTCCTACGCCCACCGTAGTCGAACTGATAGGTCGTGCAGGCAACTACTTCTGGGAGTTCGAGAATTTCGGGCTAACCTTCCCCGGCTACTATGCACTCTATGCTACAGCCTACATGGCCCGCTATGGCGCCACTGAGGAGGATCTCTGCAAGGTTGCGGTCAAGAACCACTACTACGCCAGCATGAACCCCAAGGCGCACTTCCCTCGCCAGATAACGCTTGAACAGTGTATGCAGTCACGCTACATAGCCTGGCCTCTCAAGCTCTTCGACTGTAGCCCCATAACAGACGGATCAGCTGCGGTCATACTTGCTAGCGAGGAGATAGCCCGTAAGCTCACCGATACTCCCGTCTGGATAAAAGCGATAGGCACCGCCTCCGACACTTCCAATATCAGTAGGAGGCCGGACTTCCTCCTACGCCGTGGCGTAATGGAGGCAGCCAGGATGGCCTACAAGAAAGCGGGCATTGACCCAGAGAACCCGGCACGTTACCTCGACGCCGCGGAGGTACATGACGCGTTCACTATAGCTGAGATACTGACATACGAGGAACTAGGCTTTGCCAAGCCTGGCGAGGGCTACAAGCTGATACGCGAGGGCCAGACATACATTGGTGGCCTCATACCGGTAAACGTGAGCGGCGGCCTCAAGGCTAAGGGTCACCCGCTAGGCGCCACGGGCGTAGGCATGGCGGTTGAGCTGACCAAGCAGCTGCGCGGCGAGGCTGACAAGGGCCGCCAAGTACCAGTAAAGAACGGCATGGCTGTAGCCAATAACGTAGGTGGCACGGGGCACTATGCTTACGTGATGATCTACTCTCTACAGCCCTAG
- a CDS encoding SCP2 sterol-binding domain-containing protein, translating into MDFELLRKTFLEVVEKAKAKIGDEMKTWNRAFQFILDDGTEFYVEIKNGEVTVQQGRHPSPVATLSTDSNTLEKILQGELDAMAAFIRGKMKITGNVLETIKLRKILEAAKD; encoded by the coding sequence ATGGACTTTGAACTTCTACGCAAAACATTCCTGGAGGTAGTTGAGAAAGCAAAAGCAAAGATAGGAGACGAGATGAAGACATGGAATCGTGCGTTCCAATTCATACTAGACGATGGCACTGAGTTCTACGTGGAGATCAAGAATGGAGAGGTTACAGTACAACAAGGTCGTCATCCTTCCCCCGTAGCTACGCTCTCAACAGACTCTAATACACTGGAGAAAATCCTTCAGGGAGAACTCGACGCAATGGCAGCATTCATACGGGGCAAAATGAAGATCACTGGCAACGTCCTCGAGACAATTAAACTCCGTAAAATACTAGAAGCAGCAAAAGACTAG